In the genome of Channa argus isolate prfri chromosome 8, Channa argus male v1.0, whole genome shotgun sequence, the window aaaaaaaaaaaaaaaaaactctgaagaGTCCCCAGCCACCAAAAAGGCTGCACCAGGCACGGACAGCAATGGCTTAGAGCCCTTCTAACCCCTTATACTGAATCCCTTCGAGACAGAACAGCCTTCATCTTGGCATATTGCATAAGCTTGTACGTATCTGCAGATTGGCCATTCATGCATTTACATACAGGCAAAGAGAACATTCCAGATAACTTAATTCACAGTGGATCCAGTTGTAACGTAGGAGCAGCACAACAGGTTGTCCTTTGGTGTCTGAGCTTAGTTTCAAAGATAAGTGTACTGATTTCTTCTAAACTGAGTTGAatgatgaagaaagaaagaaaaaaaaaaaaaagaacttccTCACTCTCTCCAAAATCATTAACTGGCCCTCCTCCCCAACCTGGACATGCATATAAGTGTGTTTGCTATATGCAGGCCCTGGGCAAATGTGCTTCAGAAATACTGCAGAAGAGCAGAAGGCATAAACAGGAAGGCTGCAAGCAGCATCTTCCTTAACAACAAGGCAATTAAGCCTGAGTGGCAGAGGAACCAAGGCCAGCTAGACTCAGAGAGAGGAACCAGAACTGGGGAGGGTGGGTGAGTCTCAGGGCAGTCTTAGATATGGATTTAAACCTTAACggaaggtcagaggtcagggttGATAAGGTTCAGGCACAGTCTCCCACAATAACCAGAGGGGCCAAGAGCTGACGGAGCTCTGCAGCAGAGACAGGCCCCCCCTTAGGCTGGCTGCTTCGCTGCCTACGCCTGGCCAGCTTGGAGTtggaaggaggagagaggcGCATAGAAGAACCAGCAGCAGTTACAACAAATGGgacttcctgctgctgctgttcttccATGCCATCCTGTTCAGCCAGTTGTCGGTTCACAGCCATGGCCTTGTCAGCAAAGAATGTCAGATCCCTGGCATTGCTGGTCCTAATGGACAAGAACAGAGAAACTCTAAAGAAATTTGTAAAGACCATTTACAAGTTCCAAATATAAATTTCTATCAGAGACTAAAAGGAATAGAAGCTTCAGTATCTGCAACTCTTATGTCCGCTCACCTTTGATGCAAGATGGATGTTGGCAAAGTGGCAAATGCACCCTGGGGGGGGACAAGTATAGTTGTTAAATTGTTGAAACCTCAACATTAAAAGTGTGTCAAACATATGGAGAAGAGGTTTGGTTTTTTGTGCTTACCCCCTGAACCCAGGGATGCTGCAGCACCTGGCTGGCACTCAGGCGGTTTTTGGCATCCCGGACAAGAAGTTTGGATATTAGGTCTTTGGCACTTGAGGAGATGTGAGCCCAGTCTTTTTCTGGAAACTCATATTTTCCTTCTTGAATACTCTCAAATAAAGTATTCTGTAACCAGAAAATATGACATCAGTTATCTTAAGCTAtagagaaaagtttttttttttttttacattgttattcCACTAAACATGAGGCAGCTTAATGAATTTTTCCATTCTGTATACCTGGCAAGTGTGGCATGGTTCCCCAAATTCCCAGCCACAGTCACCACCACAGCGGCCTACAAAAGGTGGATAACCACTCAGCATGATGTAGAGGATGACCCCAAGGCTCCACAGGTCACAGCGCTTATCGTAAATTGTAGCCTCCTCACTGAAGGCTTCGACCACCTCAGGTGCCATGTACTCTGCTGAGCCACACTGGGGAAAGACAATAGCACGAGCATTTGTTAGTCCTAGGGAAGTCAAACTTctaacaacaaataaatgtaaagaaaaacactagctgctggtggtggtgggggtacgtgtgtgtgtgacagtaacATGCCTATCTGAAGTGATGATAATTTTAAATACACTATGCAGCTTATCTCAGTTTTGTGGATTCTGAAGTAGGAACACTGTGTACAACTACATATCAAGGGTAGAGGAAGGGAGGGCTCAGCTATAATGAGGCAGTTTGTGTGGGTAGGCTGCAGCAATGAGTCACTGCTTTGACCATGCAGATATACACAATCCAAGCTGAAAGGGCTGAGGGCAAGGACAGTTTCAGCTCTGACAGTGCCTTGTTATGTAGCAAAGAAATTAGGCCAAACACTGAGCAGGGAAAAGAGGATTGGCTGTCTCCCAGTCCCAGAAATTGGGCTGAGCCCTCCCTAGTTACATAACTTAGAAACATCGAACCAAACACCACATGCTGTTTTAAcactttaggaaaaaaaaaaaaaaaaaaaaagttcactaGTTCAGCAGGACATGTATTTGTGGATAACATTTCATACTTGCCTCATTCTTTTAACTTACACCCTTTGTAATCATGAATTGTCTGTTTCAGGTCTGAGAACTAAACTGAATCTGAGAACTTTACAGTTTTGAGAGTAACTATGCTTATGGCCACATGTTACtctttgaacacacacacacctggtcaACCCATCTGGCCTAATTTCCTCTGTGGACAGACATGTTTATGTTGAGGAGGCATCTATTGTGTACGACCCGGCTGTCTTAGCTCCTCCTCCACTCTTACGCAATGCTATTTGCTGCACAGGAATCTTGGCTCACACAAAGCCGCTTCTGTTAGAGAAAAACTACCAACCCCCACATTTTCACCACCACCAACATGTCTGGGGTTGCTGCCTCCACAGACAAGCCCCCACGATTGAGGCCAtatgcagcaaacacaaaggCTTAGACACAAAAGAATTCATTTTCCACTAAACGTGCCCCTAATATTGAAAAGCAGTGTGATAGCTGTGATATCAAAACTAGCTCTCAAAGCTAATCTTACATTAAAGCTTAAAAACACTGCCAACCAAGGGCAACTCAGGATGAAGATAGCCCATCTAAGACCATGTACAGTTATGATAAAAGTAGAAAGGTGGAGGTCCATTTCTTAATTCTGTGTTTCTGCAAACACCTATTGCACTTAGTCACATCCTCCTCAAACCTTCCCGTAACTTGCAGATAACTGCTAATCTAGCTGCTGTTACTGAAGGATTGGCTGGTATACCAACTTGGGGCTTTCCTGAAACCATGTGACTAGTCAGACCATATTGACAGCAGTGACAACACACAGCTCTGTGGTTTAGAAACTAAAGGATTACATGAAGAGACCTGTTCTGCTGTGATGCAGCTGCACCTGCATATATGATAACAAGTTACCATCAGTGTTccttaatgttttttctaaGCTGCTTATGTTTTGTGCCTTCTAGCATTAAAGTATGAGCGGCAGTTTATGTAATGCCAAGCAAACAAGCTGTCACCTCTGTGAAACATTTTCCCAGAAACATCTGTCTTTCTTGCCTGCCTGACACTAGAAAGCACAATTACCTCcacagaaatcattttaaaacagcactTTGGTAAAAAGTTTTGTACAATTTCTGTGGTAGGAGCTTGACCAATAATGTAAAACAGCATCATACTATGCAATCAATTGTGGGAATGTGGGTAATAGATGGGGGTAGGGTGGGTGCCAACAGGGAGATGAAATTTAGGTAACACCATTCCTGTGATcaagacaagaaaaacaaggcAGAGCGCATGAGCAGACTGGGCATCTGCACCTCCCCACTACCCTCCCCCTCCCACCAGTCTAGCCAATCACATCTGAGTTGCTAGGCATGGGGGGGCAAGGGGTGGTTCAAATTTCCAGAACAAGCCTTATACAAAGCCGTTGTTTAAAGGCCATAAAGAAACTGCAGACAAACAAGCACCGTTGGGGCTGCTGGGTGGAGACTAAGCAGATAGCGGGGGATGTTTTTCATCCTCTCAGACCAGAGTAAAAGGGAAATGAGCCAGAGGTTGTGTGTTGGTGTCACTAATGCCTTTGTACCATAGGACATGGACTTATAAAACTCATGTGTTCCATGCAGCCTTATAACATTCCAAGGCTTTCCCACTGAGTGCTACCCTCAGGTATCAACTTTTCTTTCactggaaatattttgtttgaGTCAAACCTTGTGTCTTTGTACAAATGATtacatacattaaaacaaaaaacgaacatgtttttacatgcaACTCATTGCTACACACAGAGGGACAACATTGAAGTCTGTAGACAAAATATATGAGGCCCTTGACCCAGTACACATCTCCAACAGGTCTTCTAATGTAAGATGAAGTTACAAGTGTAGAAACCCACACCCTGCCACATTCCTGCCAGCAAAACCACCATCCTTCACCTGCTCTGGTCAATCTATCTAGGTCCCCCAGACAACAAACGTTGACACATTGTATGTTGACAAGTGGAAAACTTGCCATGTCAACTTTACCATTCATCTTCATCAAACAAGTGCCCCACATATTTGGGCACTGTTCTGAGGCTTTACTTTGCATTGTGACGACAGCAAGGGGCTAAACTATCCCCCCATATTTGCGACTGATAAGCACCAGGATGCGGACAATAACCCCGGGATATAGATCCAACTGTTGCTCATACTTCAGAATGATAAGGGATGTAATAGCTGCCAGGCATGGGCATTCAGGAAGCAAGCCATGCCAAAATTTCAGAGAAACTGCTCGACAGTGAACTACTTTAACCTCAAACAGCATTTTAACTCTTCCAATCAGCAAGCACTCCTGCAGCTAACACTGAGGACTGCCCAACAGTTAACCACCCAGGCAGACTTTATAAAGACATTGTTTTAAAGCCCTTTCTCAAGGGAGGGGGACTATAAGCAACTATACTTACAGGAGTGAGAAGCTCAGGGGTAGAGATGGGTGAGCTGTCACTGTTGAGCTTAATCCCACTGCCAAGGTCAAAGTCACAGATCTTGATGGGGGAAATCTAATAAAATACAAGTTATTCTTCATCAGTTTCCTTCTTTTTTGAATGGTATCTACATTTGGGACTAGGGTTTTCCACTATCATTTATTAACACAGATGCTGATATCACAAtctcaaaacatattttatcacATTAACTGCCCTTTGAACTGCAGTAAACAAACTCACCTTGTCTGCACTCTCACATAGAATGTTTTCAGGTTTCAAGTCTCTATGTGCCATTCCTAGAAAAGGAGGGGAATTGGTCAGCCTTGTTTGGTTTGCTAATGGTGGAggattaataaacaaaatgttcccAATTAAAAAGGACAATGAAAACATGGTTTTATGTACCATGTATGTAGCAAACTTATCCTAACTATAGAAATGGCGCTAAAGCTTTACATTCCGTTTGAGTACTAAGAAACAAGAATGAGGTCAGTTCCAAAATACTATTAAAATCTATGTGTAATACACTTTTGAGTTGCAGTACCCATAATAAAATGGCAACTTACCCTTGTTATGCAGAAAATCTAGAGCGCTGGCGATGTCTTGCACAACAAGACTGGCTTCTTGCTCACTGAAGTGCTGTCTCTTGTGAATGTGTCCCAGAACTGACCCTAattgagagaaaaaacaaaaacaaatcagctctATTtacaagaaaaagcaaagactGCGTGGCTTTCCACATATAACCAATTAAAGCTTAGACACCGAGTAAGTGCACAACAGGAATCTTTAAAGTAAACAGAGGGCTTTAGTACATGCATGATGCAGTAGCTATGATTTACTTACCTCCTCTGAGCTTTTCAAACACCAAGTAgaatttgtcttcttcttcaaaGAACTCCACCAGCTCCAGGATGTTCCTTCAGAGTAGAAAAAAGCAACATGAGCCAGTGGAAACTATGTCATATAGCTCTTCCcaactaattttatttttgcatcatGCCTGAGGAGAGGGACTAACagattgagatgcatacaaaaTTAGGTCCCTTAGTCTGCAGTGTGGGTGACAATATGTTTAGCTGTTCAACAGATGGGACAATACCTGTGACCCTGGCACTGGTAAAGCATTTCAACCTCGCGGAAGACACGGCTGCGGCTATGTCCTGGTCTTTTCTCAATGATCTGGAAAACATAACAGTTGAGACATGTTCTCTTAAAATAGCAGCTAAATGAAAAGCTTTAATGTCTTTCATGTGTTCCACAGTAATAGGACAAACATTTTAGTTTGggggaaaaataattaaaaaaaaaatacaaataaaaatgtgtccatCAGAGTTAAGGTTGCCCCCTCACATTACACTATAAATTCCACTCATGGCTGCATTTATTGTACAGAAAACAGTATAGTTCATAGTTTATTTGCACATGGGTCTATAATTGGCCTCCTCTCAGACCAGAACTGTAATTTTCCTACATGTGATTCTTGCCAGTTGGAAAGAGTTTAACCTACTTTCTAAGCTCTTAATGCTGCCTGCCAAAGCAGAGATGGGAAAGAACAAGATAAAACCAGAATGAATAAGACGTCACAGCATCTCTATATTTAGCCTTCTCATGTCACCCATATTAAAATCTTATAGGCCTCAAGGAGACATAAGCATTCCTTTAAAATCACCCCATGAGCTAATCCAAAGCTGTGTACaataaacaccaacaacaaccaaaacaaaaaagctatcCAAATATAACTGTGCTGCCTGGAACCAACACTGAGGGGCCACCAGCTGTGCAATGCCCTgccaagagacagagagatagactGCTGACACAAAAGCAAAAGGCCTGAATTTTCCAGCTCTGGTTGGTCATTGTCTGCTTGGGAAGCTGTGCATGTTTTGCTTCCTGGTAGCTGGATTACAGCTGCTATTGAAGCCTGTTGGGGCCAGAGTTGTGTGTGTCTAGGACTAATGCACAGACAAGGGGCCTGTGAGCATTCCAAACCCTCGGCCACTATTCAAATCTGAGTCAGCAACACAAACAAGCCACAATCAGCTCACTTTCTCCTGATCACAATCCTCTTACCTGAAAGTGAcaggaaaataaacagcaaaattaGATGACAAATTAATTA includes:
- the mknk2b gene encoding MAP kinase-interacting serine/threonine-protein kinase 2b isoform X2, whose protein sequence is MVQNKMTEVTGFHRSFKGQNPFESEDFTKNGSHLIDSSFNFDSSPRHDIPSSQPIDIPDAKKRNKKKKRCRATDSFSGRFEDVYRLQEEVLGEGAYARVQTCINLITNKEYAVKIIEKRPGHSRSRVFREVEMLYQCQGHRNILELVEFFEEEDKFYLVFEKLRGGSVLGHIHKRQHFSEQEASLVVQDIASALDFLHNKGMAHRDLKPENILCESADKISPIKICDFDLGSGIKLNSDSSPISTPELLTPCGSAEYMAPEVVEAFSEEATIYDKRCDLWSLGVILYIMLSGYPPFVGRCGGDCGWEFGEPCHTCQNTLFESIQEGKYEFPEKDWAHISSSAKDLISKLLVRDAKNRLSASQVLQHPWVQGGAFATLPTSILHQRTSNARDLTFFADKAMAVNRQLAEQDGMEEQQQQEVPFVVTAAGSSMRLSPPSNSKLARRRQRSSQPKGGPVSAAELRQLLAPLVIVGDCA
- the mknk2b gene encoding MAP kinase-interacting serine/threonine-protein kinase 2b isoform X1 — protein: MVQNKMTEVTGFHRSFKGQNPFESEDFTKNGSHLIDSSFNFDSSPRHDIPSSQPIDIPDAKKRNKKKKRCRATDSFSGRFEDVYRLQEEVLGEGAYARVQTCINLITNKEYAVKIIEKRPGHSRSRVFREVEMLYQCQGHRNILELVEFFEEEDKFYLVFEKLRGGSVLGHIHKRQHFSEQEASLVVQDIASALDFLHNKANQTRLTNSPPFLGMAHRDLKPENILCESADKISPIKICDFDLGSGIKLNSDSSPISTPELLTPCGSAEYMAPEVVEAFSEEATIYDKRCDLWSLGVILYIMLSGYPPFVGRCGGDCGWEFGEPCHTCQNTLFESIQEGKYEFPEKDWAHISSSAKDLISKLLVRDAKNRLSASQVLQHPWVQGGAFATLPTSILHQRTSNARDLTFFADKAMAVNRQLAEQDGMEEQQQQEVPFVVTAAGSSMRLSPPSNSKLARRRQRSSQPKGGPVSAAELRQLLAPLVIVGDCA